Proteins from a genomic interval of Colletes latitarsis isolate SP2378_abdomen chromosome 12, iyColLati1, whole genome shotgun sequence:
- the LOC143349042 gene encoding protein Star yields MPHATEPSFPPGELFWTGMDPVKAKMAPTGMPPVTGVLQPPTGSTLTGSTMSSHKKSWWRRVAPCLAFLAAFSTAMALLLVWSEAAALRRQAFDANMTRDYVLNSVSMDNPELVAYIREVQLKPTTQQDPLNATQTSEERYVSSLTEGKREGVYVEYISRIGAVSSTGWLERNSSWRGVLILTDPRSFFEAHRSTRNQKTRVLHACLSTDKDTKEITYHQESEVQVTKLGEGPNSLVSSDEGLPTTRLKCFPLYSVLLAYSATTLDYLSLDSPDAQDGQVLDTIPWETTRISVVSIRWSSQHSETETKGLIDKMTGRRYKLMYTTDTGKLIFLYNALLKI; encoded by the exons AATGGCCCCCACAGGGATGCCCCCGGTCACCGGTGTCCTGCAACCACCCACAGGTTCGACGCTGACAGGGTCCACGATGTCGAGCCACAAGAAAAGCTGGTGGAGAAGAGTGGCCCCCTGCCTGGCCTTTCTCGCGGCTTTTTCCACCGCCATGGCTTTGCTTCTCGTCTGGAGCGAAGCTGCGGCCTTGAG GAGGCAGGCATTTGACGCTAACATGACCAGGGATTACGTGTTAAACAGCGTCTCGATGGACAATCCGGAATTGGTCGCGTATATTAGAGAGGTCCAATTGAAACCCACAACGCAACAAGATCCGTTGAATGCGACCCAGACCTCGGAGGAGAGGTACGTTTCGAGCCTGACGGAGGGGAAACGCGAGGGCGTCTACGTAGAATACATTAGCAGG ATAGGAGCCGTTTCTAGCACGGGCTGGCTAGAACGCAATTCCAGCTGGAGAGGCGTTTTGATACTGACCGACCCTAGAAGCTTCTTCGAGGCTCACAGAAGCACCAGGAATCAAAAGACCAGAGTGTTGCACGCTTGTCTTAGTACCGATAAGGATACCAAAGAG ATTACTTATCATCAGGAATCTGAGGTTCAAGTTACCAAATTAGGGGAGGGTCCGAATAGTCTGGTGTCGTCGGACGAGGGTCTGCCAACCACGAGATTGAAGTGTTTCCCATTGTACAGCGTTTTGCTAGCCTACAGTGCCACCACGTTGGATTATCTGAGCCTGGACAGTCCGGACGCCCAAGACGGCCAG GTCCTCGACACGATTCCCTGGGAGACGACGAGAATATCCGTCGTATCCATACGCTGGAGTTCTCAGCACAGCGAGACGGAGACGAAAGGTCTGATCGATAAGATGACCGGCAGAAGATACAAGCTGATGTACACGACCGACACCGGGAAGCTGATCTTTTTGTACAACGCGTTGCTGAAGATTTGA